The nucleotide window TATTTTTCTTATCCACTTGTTAGAGGCATGCTTCTCTAATAATGCGGGTAGTTCAGAATCGTTCGCAATATATTGAGAGCTTGTACGTGGATACGTCACATACTTTTTCTCATATAAAGCTTGTGTTGTTTTCAACGTATGAGCTGCACTCCACTTATGCTTTTCATTCATAAACTTTTGAAGCTCGGTTAAGTCAAACAATTTTTCCGGCTTTTCTTTCTTCTTTTTTGTGTTGATATCAAATGCTGTTCTATTGCCAAGCGAGCGTAGAATACCTTCAGCAGCACTTCTCGTTAAGTGTGTATCTTTATCAAGTACTAGCTCATATTTTGCTCCATTTTTATCTGTTGCCACAATGGAGTAATGAACTACTTTCGAGAAATTTTCAATGGTTTTATCTCGACTAACTATCATGGCGAGCGTCGGTGTTTGAACACGACCAAGAGATAATACTTTGCCACTTTTACTTAACTTCGTTACTAACATGGTGCTATTTAGACCAACTAGTAAATCGGATTCTTCTCTTAACTTACCCGCAGCAGCTAAGCCTTCATAAAGAGATCCATCTTTTGCATTATTAAAGGCTTTCGTTAGCCCTTCCTTTGTCATGTCTTGAATCCAAAGACGTTTTAACGGCTTCTTTATCCCACTTAATTTATAAATTTTACGAAAAATATGTTCCCCTTCTCTTGCCGCATCCGTAGCGATATAAATAAGATTCGATTCCTTCATAAGGCTGGTAACAGTCTTATACTGCTTTTTTACTCCTGGATTATCAAGGACCATTAAAGGAATATCCTTCATAAAGAAAGGTAAACTGTTAATGTTTCCTTTCCATCCCCAATCTTCATTAATAGTAACTGGACTAACACAGCTAACCAAATGTCCAAAAGCAAACGTATATATCTTTCCGTCATTCCCTATGTAATGCCCTTCTCCTTCTTTATATCCTCCTGATAATGCTGTTGCTAAATCTCTTGCGACACTTGGCTTTTCACAAACAAATAATTCACTCATCTATATTCTCCTATCCATTCCTGTATTTTTTGTTAAAAAAGAACACTCCATGGAGTGTCTTTCATTTCCCTATTTAAATTTCGATTTCATAACTCAATTTTTTTTTAATGGGAGATTGTACTCTTCGTTTCAGTTCATTGTTCCAATCCCACTTCAATTGACCTTTCGGCAAATCTGGAATATCTGATTTAATTTCGATACTCTTTCCATCTTTTCGCTGAAAGTCATAATTTTTTATCTTATTAATGAACTCTATACCAGCACTGTCATTGTCTACACACAATGTAATAGATTCTATTTGTTTGCATGACTTTTCCAGCTCGTTTATTGCTTTTTTTACTGTTTGTACAAAGGTTTCTAACTTTAATCCATCCATACTTTTCATCTGACAATTACTAAGTGTGGACCGGTTTAACGTTAGGTAACTTAAGGCATCAATGGGAGCTTCAAAGAAGTAAAGATTTTCGGGGGACCCGCGTGTAATCGAGAATCCATTGTTGGTAGCCTCCTTTGTAGTAGGCAGTACTTTTTTAAAATAAGCCCGATCCGGATGTATTCTTTTTTTCTTCGGAATTTTCTGTGTTCCTTGAAGACTGGCTCCAATTAGTTGCCCATTTTCTATCCATTTAAAGACCACATTTTTGTAGGAATCTTCTTTGATATAATCCATATCAACTAACATTTCCACTAAATCTGCATCTATCTTTCGGTCTTTAACTAGGTATTTCATGACATAGTTTGTTGTGTTAACTTCCTCCACATCATATTGAAAGGTATCTGGATAGGTTGGTTCTGGTGCTTTAAAAGCTACAAAATCCTTATCACCTAAATCATAATTTATCTTCTTGACCGCATATTGAAAAGTAAGATTATGAACATTCATTAAATAAGTTACAGCATTCCCTGATACATTCTTACTGTTCCAGCTAAAATAATTTCTCTTCGTGTTAATGACCAAGCTATCATGTTGCTCGTGCCGATAAAACTGGTTTCCTTCTTTTTTTAATGGCTCACCTATAGATAGTAAATACTCCACCAAGTTCACATTATTAGCTTTCTCTTTCTCTTCCTTCGTGACAAATTCTTTAACTTCCTGATTCAATCGTAAAGCCTCCCCACTTATTCTTTTTTAAGATAGAAAAGCTAGTATACGTCCCTATCTTTTCTTATGAGAGCTTGATACAAGGTGATCCATGTAGTTTTCTATATCATTGAGTATAGGAAAAGTATCACCCAAGTTTAAGATATAAATAATCAAAATAAAGACCACAAAAAAAACAGCGGTTTTGAAGAGTGTTCCAACAAGGTTAAATGATTTCTTTCCTGTTGGGCTCTTTTTCATCGCTGCTATATATCGCTTCTCAATTCTGTATTGCCTACTCATTTCCTTTTCTTTTACTCGAACTGCTTTTTGAATTTCCTTTTCATGCTGTTCGCGGTCTTTTTTTAGCTCTTCCATAAACTTAATTTTCTCTAGGGCAATCTTTTCTTCTATTTCTAATTTTTTTACCGAAGCCTTCTTTTTCTCTTCCTTTTCCACTAATTGTTTGGCATGATATTCCCTAAATATCATATATGCCTTTTTAGAATTACGGACGGAAGAGCAAACGATATATTTAAGAAATTGAAAGGACAGTTTTATTAATTCATTCAAATCAAGTTCCTGAAGCCGCTCTTTCATAGTCAGTTTCGGTACTACGATGGTTGGAGATGAAGCTATTATATTTGAACTAGCTACTTCTGGATTTGTTGGGGTAAAGCTTAGTAGCTCTTTTTGATAATCTAAATTTTCCATATCATTTTCAGCTTTAAGGATATTAACTTGCCTTGTTGATTCAAGCTTTTTCCCCTCCAATTCCTGAAGTTCCTTCTTCCGTTCCAGTTTCTGTTTTTCTAATTCAGCTTCTGTATAAGCTAAATCAAGTTCTGCCTTCTTTGCTTCTTCCTCCACTTCTTTCAATCTTTTTTCATATTCTTCTTTCTTATTTCGATTTAGTTCTCTTTTTTCTTCTATTATTTGTTGTGCTTTAACTTTTTCTTCTTCCAGTACTCTTAAAACCTCAAGACGTTGAGATTCTTTAACCGCTGCTTCTTTTTCCTTCATTTCGATGGACTTTTCTAATAGCTTCTTCTCTTCCTGGATTTCTTTCAACTTCTTTTGATGTTCTAAATCCCTTTGCTGGCGTTCCCTTTCTTCCTTTTTCAATTGTTGTTGAATACTATTCTTTTCTGCCCTTAATTGCTTAAGTTTCTCTTTTTCTTCTACATTTTTAAGGAAAGAAAAGTTTTCTTCCGACTCAATGATTTCCCGACTCTCTACCTTCATGGCAAATTCTTTTACAGACTTCGGAGTATTAGACTTCTGCCGAATAACCTCATAGAGACTAGGAATATCTTTATCTATTGTAATGGAGGTATTAAAAATACCCTCCAAAGATTGAATTTCTACTATTTTAATGCCGACTCTCATACTCAACCCAGTTTGTTTATATCTAGATACTGACTCTATTAACATTTCATTTGCTTTCAAAAAGGTCAGGGGAGTATCAAACTCAAATCTTCCTTTTTCTGCGTTCAATTTATTTCTATAAATAATCCGATACATAAAAGTTCCTCCTTACTTTAACAATTTCGTAAGTAACATACGGGAACCCATTGACCCTATATTTCCAGCTCCTCGGCCGATAGCACCCGCGCCACCACGTGCACTCCCTGATCCATACCACATGTTTTTTAGGACAGAAGGTGACTTAATAATCAATGCTCCTGCACCAACCGCTAATAGAATGTTCCCCTGTGTAAAGATGATGTTGATGATTAATGTAACAAGAAAAATCTTCACTAACAGGGATACTACAATGGATAGTAACTCTCTCCACCAAACCTGAAAGTAATTATTGTCATCCGCAAGCATTGAAAGCGCCACTGGCATAATAAGAATTTGCATAATAATATAATCAGCGTAAAAAACACATACGGAATAGAGAAACATAACAAAAACTACTACAAAAAATATTAAAACGACAATTAAGACAAAACCAGATGCAGCAATCAAACTAGAGCCGGTTAATGCTGCAGACACCACCGCATATCCACCTTTTCCATCAAAATCCGTACCAGCTGCCGCAAAATAATTCGCTATGGGAAGGGCAATATCCATAAATAATAGTTTAATGAACCATGGAAGCACCAACATAGAGCCGGCACTTTTCACCACCCTTAATAGAATTTCATCTAAAGGATACTGTTGTGTTCCATTCTGTGTGTTAATGATGTATTCAATAATCTTATAGAGCGCAATAATGACCGCAAAAATGCCAGTAAACCATGCAAAAAAGGACATCGTATCATCCACGAAGTCCGACTTTGGTAAATCAAAAACAATTTTATTCATCATGGTTAAAATCCAGTTCATGAATTCTTCTACCCAACCATTAATGGTATCTTCTAGAAGTCCTTTTAACTCATCGCCAACCCAATCAAACATTTAAGCACCACCATCCTTCCTATCCTCCGCCAAATCGTCTAAGGTACTTAGTGAGTTTTGAAATTGAGCTACTAAAACCTCTTGCTCTTCCATTGCTTGATATTCCAGATATTCTTCCTCGTTATATCCTTCTACTTCAAACGATTCAGAAGTTTCAAAGACTGCTACATCTTTTTCGTACAGTTCTTTGGCTGTAGGACTTATTTGTCGTTTATATTCCATCTGTGACACTTCATATTCATCAACTAATCCTGGATACAGCTGAAATTGAATAGCCTTTTTCGCCTTAATCGGGTACTTACCAGCAATGATAACAATACTATCCTTTTCAGACATCGTTAGGATTTCATCCGCATTCATTAAAGAACGTTGAGAATAAGAAAAGTTCGAACTACTAGATGAATTACCTGTTTTCCCTTTGGAAATAGAACTCCCACCGGTCTCCACTTTAATCGTTGCCTTTCCCATGAGATTACTAAAATAAGCTGCTGTTGTATCATTAACGTTACCTAAACAAATCTTTATGGCACAGTTACCAAGAATGGATTCTGCTTTATCTTTACCGTACTTATCCATTAACTGCGTATTATTCTGTAGAATAGTACAACAAGCAATTCTGTACCCACGACAGGTAGCCAAAAACTCTTCATAATTGTTGAATTTCCCTAAGTTAGGGAACTCATCTAAAAGAAAGACAGTAGGTACAGGCAATTTAGCTCCATTCTTATCTCCCAACAAATAAAGCTCCTGAAACATTTGAGTAAAGAATAGGTTTATCAGTCCTTCCCAAGTCGAATCCATCGTTGGAATTAACACATACAAGGCAACTTTCTTTATCCCAATATCCTCAAAGAAAAAATCATTACCACTTGTAAAGGAAGCTACTTCGTCATCTACATAATCACCAATAGTAGTTAATAAACTGATGATAATACTGGCCCTTGTTTTCTCCTGTGATTTCTTGAACCCTAACTCATAACTTCTTCTTGCTGGATGGCGTTTACCTAGTTCCATAAACTTTTCATCCAGTTCACTTTCTCCGTCCTCATTTGCTTCCGGATCAAACTCCTGTAGAAAGTCTAAAATCCCTTCCATGTTTCTTTTATCCGGATGGAACTCCGATTTGGCATATAATATTAACGCCTTTAATAAACCCAATTGAGCATTAAACCAGATATCTTTTCTTTTAGGATCATTCTTTGCGCTAACAATGGTATTTGCTACAGTTGTGGCATCAAGATCTTTTCTTACATAGCCAAAAGGATTATAATGATCTGATATTGCCATATTCTTAAAGTTTACAACCCTAACCTCATACCCCTGAGCTTCTTTAATTTTGGCAGTCTTTTCGTAGACCTCCCCTTTAGGATCAGTAACGACTATACTGCAGTCCGTGATATTAATCATGTTGGTTAAAACAAAGGATTGCGTTTTAAAGGAACCTGGCCCTCCTACCACATAATAGTTTCGATTAGCTAATTTACTCGTCTCGTGTTGGATTAACGCTTTGCCATCTTTAATTCCTATCACAATCCCACTTGCATTAGTTGTAGCCATTAATTTTCCTCCTTTGTCTTTAATGTCTTTCTCAATTCGTCATACATGTTGCTTCTTGGAA belongs to Niallia sp. Man26 and includes:
- a CDS encoding DUF3991 domain-containing protein, with the translated sequence MNQEVKEFVTKEEKEKANNVNLVEYLLSIGEPLKKEGNQFYRHEQHDSLVINTKRNYFSWNSKNVSGNAVTYLMNVHNLTFQYAVKKINYDLGDKDFVAFKAPEPTYPDTFQYDVEEVNTTNYVMKYLVKDRKIDADLVEMLVDMDYIKEDSYKNVVFKWIENGQLIGASLQGTQKIPKKKRIHPDRAYFKKVLPTTKEATNNGFSITRGSPENLYFFEAPIDALSYLTLNRSTLSNCQMKSMDGLKLETFVQTVKKAINELEKSCKQIESITLCVDNDSAGIEFINKIKNYDFQRKDGKSIEIKSDIPDLPKGQLKWDWNNELKRRVQSPIKKKLSYEIEI
- a CDS encoding conjugal transfer protein TrbL family protein, with the protein product MFDWVGDELKGLLEDTINGWVEEFMNWILTMMNKIVFDLPKSDFVDDTMSFFAWFTGIFAVIIALYKIIEYIINTQNGTQQYPLDEILLRVVKSAGSMLVLPWFIKLLFMDIALPIANYFAAAGTDFDGKGGYAVVSAALTGSSLIAASGFVLIVVLIFFVVVFVMFLYSVCVFYADYIIMQILIMPVALSMLADDNNYFQVWWRELLSIVVSLLVKIFLVTLIINIIFTQGNILLAVGAGALIIKSPSVLKNMWYGSGSARGGAGAIGRGAGNIGSMGSRMLLTKLLK
- a CDS encoding VirD4-like conjugal transfer protein, CD1115 family, whose amino-acid sequence is MATTNASGIVIGIKDGKALIQHETSKLANRNYYVVGGPGSFKTQSFVLTNMINITDCSIVVTDPKGEVYEKTAKIKEAQGYEVRVVNFKNMAISDHYNPFGYVRKDLDATTVANTIVSAKNDPKRKDIWFNAQLGLLKALILYAKSEFHPDKRNMEGILDFLQEFDPEANEDGESELDEKFMELGKRHPARRSYELGFKKSQEKTRASIIISLLTTIGDYVDDEVASFTSGNDFFFEDIGIKKVALYVLIPTMDSTWEGLINLFFTQMFQELYLLGDKNGAKLPVPTVFLLDEFPNLGKFNNYEEFLATCRGYRIACCTILQNNTQLMDKYGKDKAESILGNCAIKICLGNVNDTTAAYFSNLMGKATIKVETGGSSISKGKTGNSSSSSNFSYSQRSLMNADEILTMSEKDSIVIIAGKYPIKAKKAIQFQLYPGLVDEYEVSQMEYKRQISPTAKELYEKDVAVFETSESFEVEGYNEEEYLEYQAMEEQEVLVAQFQNSLSTLDDLAEDRKDGGA